The Terriglobia bacterium nucleotide sequence GGTCGTGGCGAATGCGCAGGTTCTTGCCGGCGATGCCGGCGATCATCTTCACCAGCCCATCCACCGAGATCAGCTCATCGGTGCCGAGGTTCAGCGGATCGTGGAAGTCGGAGGCCATCAGCCGGACCAGGCCTTCCACGCAATCGTCGATGTACATGAACGAGCGTGTCTGCAGGCCGTCGCCCCAGATGTCAATCTCGCCGCCGTTCTTGGCGAGCGCGACCTTGCGCGAGATTGCCGCCGGCGCTTTTTCCTTGCCGCCGTCGTAGGTGCCGAGCGGACCGTAGACGTTGTGGAAGCGGACGATGCGGGTTTCAAACTTGTAATCGTGCCAGTAATACTGGCAGAGCTGTTCAGCATACAGCTTCTCCCAGCCGTAGCCCGGCTCGGGTTCGGCAGGATAGGCGTCTTCTTCCTTGAGCGGAGTGACGTCGGCCTGCTTCTGCTTGTAGCCGGCGTAAACGCAGGCGGAGGAAGAAAACAGGAACCGCCGCACGCCGTTGGCCCGCGCGGCCTCGAGCATGTGCGCATTGATCAAGGTGTTGTTGCGCGCGATATCAGCGAGCGAGGCGGTGATGTAGCCGATGCCGCCCATGTCGGCCGCGAGGTTGTACACCTGGCCGATGTTGCCGCGGGTGGCGAGCAGGCAGTTGTCCCAGGCGCGCAGGTCAAGGACATCGAATTCGTCGGCGAGCGAGGGCTCATATTCCGGCAGCTTGATATCCACGCCGCGCACCCAGCAGCCCTGGTCTTTCAGCCGCTTCACCAGGTGATGGCCGATGAAGCCACCGGCGCCCGTTACCAGTACACGTCGGTCAACGATTTCCAAGGTTCTCCTCCATCTCGACAGCAAAACACGGCTGCGCGCGCGATGTCAATCGGTGGCGGCGCTGAGTACCTCCAGGAAGCAGCCGGGAAAACGAAGCCGGTCACGCCTGGGATTCAAACGGCAGCAACGCTGAACGGCCGGCAGCGGCGGCGGTCAGCGTCTTCCGCGCCGCGAGCTGGTCGCGCCCGGCGCGGTCGAGCGCGTTCGCCAGTTCACCGGGAAAATAGCGCGTCAGCAGGTTGATGTCGAACATCAGCGGCTTCTCGGAGTATTGGCGGTACAAGCGGAAGTGCCCGCGGCCCTTGCCATGACTGGCCAGCGGCAGCTCCATGCGCCAGACGCCGGGCTTGCCGAGGAAGCCGATCGCTTCCGGCTTGCACCAGGCAAGCCGGACTCCGTCCATCCGGAGTCCGTCCACGGTGGCCGGAATGTAGTCGAGTTCGTAACCGTCGAAGTCGTTGTTCCCGAACGTGCTCTCCAGCAAGTTCTGGATCTGATCGAGCTTGGCGCATCCGGCAAGATCGTCGATGGCGCGGCGCACGGAGAGATTGTTGACGATGACATGCTTCTGATCGAGGGTTCGCTGGGCCACGCGGCGCAACTCGATCAGCTCGTGATAACCGAGGTGCTGAACTCCGATCCAGACAATGCCGCCCAGCACGACCAGAACCAGCACCACCGGCCCGCCCCCGGGCAGCAGCAGGAAGAGGCTGAGAAGTCCGAAGACGGCGCAGACGGCGTAGAGGACCAGCGTCGTCTGGCGGGCCGTGAGGCCGCGCTTCAGCAGCTTGTGATGGATGTGCTCGCGGTCGCCTTCAAACAGCGGCTTGCCGTTCATGAAGCGGCGAATCACGGAGATGACCGTCTCCAGAATGGGCAGACCGAAGGAAACGACGGGAATGGCGACGGCTACCATGGTGGGCGATTTCTGCCCATACAGGGCCAGCGAGCCGAGCATGAACCCGACAAACAGGCTGCCGCAATCTCCCAGGAAAATGGTCGCGGGATTGAAATTAAAACGCAGGAACCCGATGAGCGCGCCGGACAAGGTCGCCGTGAGCAGCAACCCGAAATGATTGCCGTTGAGCGCGGAGACGATGAAAACCACGAAGGTGGAAAATAGCGCCGAGCCGGTGGCCAACCCGTCAATGCCGTCAATCAGGTTGAAGGCGTTCGTGATCCAGAGGATCCAGAAGACGGTGGCGATCAGCGATACCGCCCAGCCAAACTCTTTGTGTCCGAACAGCAGCGGCAGATTCACGATGCGTAACCCGCCGGCAAAGACGATGACGGCGGCGATGGTCTCGAAGAAAAACTTCCAATACGGGCCGATG carries:
- a CDS encoding undecaprenyl/decaprenyl-phosphate alpha-N-acetylglucosaminyl 1-phosphate transferase; translated protein: MFAISLSSFVLSLLLSFVLTRLVRNHAVKHGWVSLPESDRHIHTAALPRIGGVAIYAALVVSISLVLYYMSRHLVGQKFHMRTMAFLLVPGTLVFLLGLYDDIRRIGPYWKFFFETIAAVIVFAGGLRIVNLPLLFGHKEFGWAVSLIATVFWILWITNAFNLIDGIDGLATGSALFSTFVVFIVSALNGNHFGLLLTATLSGALIGFLRFNFNPATIFLGDCGSLFVGFMLGSLALYGQKSPTMVAVAIPVVSFGLPILETVISVIRRFMNGKPLFEGDREHIHHKLLKRGLTARQTTLVLYAVCAVFGLLSLFLLLPGGGPVVLVLVVLGGIVWIGVQHLGYHELIELRRVAQRTLDQKHVIVNNLSVRRAIDDLAGCAKLDQIQNLLESTFGNNDFDGYELDYIPATVDGLRMDGVRLAWCKPEAIGFLGKPGVWRMELPLASHGKGRGHFRLYRQYSEKPLMFDINLLTRYFPGELANALDRAGRDQLAARKTLTAAAAGRSALLPFESQA
- a CDS encoding NAD-dependent epimerase/dehydratase family protein: MVDRRVLVTGAGGFIGHHLVKRLKDQGCWVRGVDIKLPEYEPSLADEFDVLDLRAWDNCLLATRGNIGQVYNLAADMGGIGYITASLADIARNNTLINAHMLEAARANGVRRFLFSSSACVYAGYKQKQADVTPLKEEDAYPAEPEPGYGWEKLYAEQLCQYYWHDYKFETRIVRFHNVYGPLGTYDGGKEKAPAAISRKVALAKNGGEIDIWGDGLQTRSFMYIDDCVEGLVRLMASDFHDPLNLGTDELISVDGLVKMIAGIAGKNLRIRHDLSKPQGVRGRNSDNTLLRRVLGWEPSIMLEQGLAVTYRWIEGELAKAGRIPGKVAAAAQ